A stretch of Malus sylvestris chromosome 11, drMalSylv7.2, whole genome shotgun sequence DNA encodes these proteins:
- the LOC126590418 gene encoding uncharacterized protein LOC126590418 — protein MNPLKCAFGVTSGKFLSFVVRYRGIEVDPSKIKAIREMPHPRNLRELRGLQGRLAYIRRFISNLSGRCQPFTRLMKKDVPFVSDDACQNALSSIKKYLLKPPMLMAPIKGKPLILYIAALEHSLGTMLAQNSEEGKENALYYLSRTLVGAEQNYTPFEKVCLALVFAVQKLRHYLLSHNITLISKADPLRYLMSKLVPSGRLAKWSSLLSDFEMKYVSQKAIKGQALADFLAAHPVPDNMELPDEEVFLTYISQWQLYFDGAARKKGTGAGIVFITPYGGLIPYSFSLMELCSNNAVEYEALIIGLQIALELHVDCLQAYGDSQLIITQMNGQYAVKNENLALYHERAKHLASQFQEINIAHIPRSENNKADALAKLAASLTLPEEREVKITVGERNLLPSTLERIEENPEVNAVTVLEVDERSDWRQSLIDYLQYEKLPTGPKGRVDVRRRANRFVYLNDTLYKRFFDGILLRCLSNEEAAYALSETHAGTCGAHQSGPKLAAQLKRLGYYWPTMVQDAMKHAKSCRACQIHGDFKHQNPLPLHPTILSWPFNAWGLDVIGMIAQKSSLQHQYILAGTNYFSKWAEAIPLKEVKAEDVANFIKKNIIYRYGVPSKIISDNALYFKCRAMVNLCKKYNIQQAFSASYNPTANGQAEAFNKVLCNILKKMVAKNKRDWHERLPETLWAYRTTVRTSTRCTPYSLVYGSEAVLPLEIQLPSLRVATQLTNPEENVKIRLAELEALDKK, from the coding sequence ATGAATCCtttaaaatgtgcatttggaGTGACATCTGGAAAATTTCTTAGCTTTGTAGTAAGGTACCGAGGAATCGAAGTTGATCCttcaaaaatcaaagcaatCAGGGAAATGCCTCATCCTCGAAACTTGCGAGAGCTACGAGGACTGCAAGGGAGATTAGCATACATCAGGAGATTCATCTCAAACTTATCTGGGAGATGTCAACCATTCACAAGGCTGATGAAAAAGGATGTGCCTTTCGTATCGGATGATGCATGTCAAAACGCTCTCAGCAGCATTAAAAAGTATCTTTTGAAACCCCCGATGTTAATGGCTCCAATTAAAGGGAAACCTTTAATTTTGTATATCGCAGCACTTGAACACTCACTGGGGACAATGCTTGCACAAAACAgtgaagaaggaaaagaaaatgcgCTCTATTATTTAAGTCGAACGCTTGTAGGGGCAGAGCAAAATTACACTCCTTTCGAGAAGGTTTGCTTGGCCTTAGTCTTCGCTGTGCAAAAGCTACGACATTACTTACTGTCACACAACATTACTTTGATATCTAAAGCGGACCCGCTCAGATACTTGATGTCAAAACTAGTACCATCTGGTCGTCTTGCAAAATGGTCCTCGCTACTATCGGATTTTGAAATGAAGTATGTTTCTCAAAAAGCCATAAAGGGACAAGCACTAGCTGATTTCTTAGCAGCTCATCCTGTTCCCGACAACATGGAGTTACCGGATGAAGAAGTATTCTTGACATACATTTCTCAATGGCAACTTTACTTCGACGGAGCGGCAAGGAAAAAAGGCACGGGGGCAGGAATTGTGTTCATCACACCATATGGAGGCCTAATCCCGTATTCATTTTCGCTCATGGAGTTATGTTCAAACAATGCGGTAGAATATGAGGCACTCATCATTGGACTTCAAATTGCGCTTGAACTACATGTTGATTGCCTTCAAGCTTATGGTGACTCACAATTAATCATCACGCAAATGAATGGTCAATACGctgtgaaaaatgaaaatctaGCCTTGTATCATGAAAGAGCAAAACACTTGGCGTCACAATTCCAAGAAATCAACATTGCTCACATTCCAAGGTCTGAAAATAACAAAGCCGATGCATTGGCAAAGCTAGCGGCATCTCTAACTCTCCCTGAAGAAAGAGAAGTTAAAATTACAGTTGGAGAACGAAATTTACTTCCTTCAACATTGGAGCGGATTGAAGAAAACCCTGAAGTCAATGCGGTTACAGTCCTGGAGGTAGATGAACGTTCAGATTGGCGGCAATCTTTGATTGATTATCTTcaatatgaaaaactaccaACTGGTCCCAAAGGAAGAGTTGATGTACGAAGAAGGGCCAACCGATTTGTGTATTTGAATGACACACTATACAAAAGGTTTTTTGATGGCATATTGCTAAGGTGTTTATCAAATGAGGAAGCAGCCTACGCTCTCTCCGAAACTCATGCCGGTACTTGCGGAGCCCATCAATCTGGACCTAAGCTTGCAGCTCAATTGAAAAGACTTGGGTATTACTGGCCTACAATGGTTCAAGACGCAATGAAACACGCGAAATCATGTCGGGCATGTCAAATACATGGAGACTTCAAGCATCAAAATCCATTGCCCCTCCATCCGACCATCTTGTCCTGGCCATTCAATGCATGGGGTTTAGATGTGATAGGCATGATAGCCCAAAAATCGTCCCTCCAGCATCAGTACATCTTAGCAGGCACGAACTATTTCTCAAAGTGGGCTGAGGCAATACCGTTGAAAGAAGTGAAAGCGGAAGATGTTGCAAATTtcataaagaaaaatataatctaTCGCTATGGAGTCCCGTCCAAAATAATTTCAGACAACGCTCTCTACTTCAAGTGTAGGGCCATGGTCAATCTTTGCAAAAAGTACAACATTCAACAAGCCTTCTCCGCAAGTTACAACCCAACTGCCAACGGTCAAGCAGAGGCTTTCAACAAGGTGTTGTGTAACATCCTGAAAAAGATGGTGGCAAAGAACAAAAGAGACTGGCACGAACGACTTCCCGAAACATTATGGGCCTATAGGACTACCGTCCGTACATCCACCCGATGTACTCCATATAGTCTGGTGTATGGATCAGAAGCTGTGCTACCTTTGGAAATTCAACTACCTTCCTTAAGAGTAGCCACACAATTGACAAATCCTGaagaaaatgtaaaaatcaGGCTAGCGGAACTTGAAGCACTTGATAAAAAATGA